In Bradyrhizobium sp. WD16, the genomic stretch CGCCGCGTTTCGTCGACGCCGTGCGCCACGGCGCCCTGCGGCTGATGGACGCCACCTGCCCGGCGGTGCATGCCGGCCTCACCGCGGCGCAGAAGGGCGTGCCCTTCATGCCGATCCGCGGCATCATCGGCAGCGATCTGCTCAAGACCCGCACCGACTGGAAGATCATCGACAATCCTTTCGCCGACAACGATCCGATCGTGGTGGTGCCGGCGATCCAGCCCGACATTGCGCTCTTCCATGCCCCGGAAGCCGACCGCTTCGGCAACGTCCGCATCGGCCGCCGGCGCGAACTCGCCACCATGGCCTATGCCGCCAAGGCGACGCTGGTGACCGTGGAGCGGATCAGCGACACGTCGCTGCTGCACGGCGAGGATTCCGCCGCCGGCGTGCTGCCTTCGCTCTATGTCGCCAGCATCGCGGTGGCGCCACGCGGCGCCTGGCCGATCGGGCTGTGGGGCGCCTATCCGGCCGATTCCGCCGAGATCGCGCGCTACGCCGCCATGGCACGCACGGCCGAAGGCTTCGCCGCCTATATGGACGGCTTCGCCCGGCGCTTGCACGAGGCCGCCTGAGATGTCGTCCGCCGCCACCGACTACTCGCGCCGCGAACTCCTGATCGCGACCATCGCCGACCTGCTCGACGGCATCCGCCATGTCGCGGTCGGCGCCTCCTCGCCCATTCCCGCCGCCGGCGCCATGCTGCTGCGCGCCCGCAACGAAGCGCGCGGCCGCGAGCAGGTGCGCATCTCGATTCTCGGCTCGC encodes the following:
- a CDS encoding CoA transferase subunit A, with product MGEIVSLERLAAQVRPGMKLAVPADYAGVAMTATAAIVAARPANLHLVGVPVTGMQGDMLIGENLVGTLESSAVTLGEAGGAPRFVDAVRHGALRLMDATCPAVHAGLTAAQKGVPFMPIRGIIGSDLLKTRTDWKIIDNPFADNDPIVVVPAIQPDIALFHAPEADRFGNVRIGRRRELATMAYAAKATLVTVERISDTSLLHGEDSAAGVLPSLYVASIAVAPRGAWPIGLWGAYPADSAEIARYAAMARTAEGFAAYMDGFARRLHEAA